One window of the Methanocaldococcus vulcanius M7 genome contains the following:
- a CDS encoding DUF1959 domain-containing protein produces the protein MSEIVDIDKRYVENALKQKMNVLRDNRYLMDDVFIPIAKALKMDVEEVIELFAKKLDFASCYELHAYAEQARMGCLGRKVDIDLGLCWICDFFGLITKEEADLIRKKVVESHLLYKKPYNEALEEGRQMIIKLLKEE, from the coding sequence ATGTCTGAAATTGTAGATATTGACAAAAGATACGTAGAAAATGCCTTAAAACAAAAAATGAATGTTCTAAGAGATAACAGATATTTGATGGATGATGTATTTATCCCAATAGCTAAGGCGTTAAAAATGGATGTTGAAGAAGTTATAGAGTTATTTGCAAAAAAACTGGATTTTGCCTCTTGCTATGAATTGCACGCTTATGCAGAACAGGCAAGGATGGGATGTTTAGGAAGAAAGGTGGATATTGATTTAGGATTATGTTGGATCTGTGATTTCTTTGGATTAATAACAAAAGAAGAAGCGGATCTTATTAGAAAAAAAGTTGTTGAAAGCCATCTGTTATATAAAAAGCCATACAATGAGGCGTTAGAAGAAGGAAGGCAGATGATTATTAAATTGCTAAAAGAGGAGTAA
- a CDS encoding DUF2104 domain-containing protein has protein sequence MDLFNLNLSIVLFIIGNFVGLEYSYRRYTTPYAEKKIDKIALILSVVGGLLINTPLYAVGCFLIGFPLGMRPGYGRIEFVVGGIIALLTYLILNSY, from the coding sequence ATGGATCTGTTTAATCTTAATTTATCAATAGTCCTATTTATAATAGGGAACTTCGTTGGATTAGAATACAGTTATAGAAGATACACAACCCCTTATGCTGAGAAAAAAATAGATAAAATAGCATTAATTTTGTCAGTAGTGGGAGGTTTGCTGATAAACACGCCTCTTTATGCAGTAGGATGTTTCTTAATTGGGTTTCCATTAGGTATGAGGCCAGGATATGGAAGGATCGAGTTTGTAGTTGGAGGGATTATTGCATTACTAACTTATCTTATACTAAACTCATACTAA
- a CDS encoding NADH-quinone oxidoreductase subunit B family protein: MIKELFRKRSIHVCVVNTGGCNGCDIEIVSCLSPRYDIEQYGIYVHNNPREADVLLITGPVTLQWAERLKEIYEKTPEPKVVVAVGACALSGGIFKEGHVIGGVHKVIPVDAKIPGCPPRPSEIIETILKVAPKAIAMREKLIKEKMEKNEV, from the coding sequence ATGATAAAAGAACTATTTAGAAAAAGATCGATCCACGTTTGTGTTGTCAATACCGGAGGTTGCAATGGATGCGATATTGAAATCGTTTCCTGTTTATCTCCAAGATACGATATTGAGCAGTATGGAATATATGTCCACAACAATCCAAGAGAAGCGGATGTTTTACTAATAACTGGGCCAGTTACTTTACAATGGGCTGAGCGATTGAAAGAAATTTATGAAAAGACCCCAGAACCGAAAGTTGTGGTTGCAGTAGGAGCATGTGCTCTGAGTGGAGGAATATTTAAAGAAGGGCACGTAATTGGAGGAGTCCATAAAGTTATTCCCGTTGATGCCAAGATTCCAGGATGTCCTCCAAGACCCTCCGAAATAATAGAAACGATATTAAAAGTTGCCCCCAAGGCAATAGCAATGAGAGAAAAACTCATAAAAGAAAAAATGGAGAAAAATGAGGTTTAA
- a CDS encoding respiratory chain complex I subunit 1 family protein produces the protein MDSSIINVVNLTIHAFLVGSLLLGLHRKIIARIQGRPGPPIIQYLLHTIKFYVKEITFPITAGNPLYIFVALLDVSVWLTALIIAIDLKSSLLIIIGIYVLQKIVEHGCGLSSGSPYGKIGGVRSVFSAAAEVPLFAVVAAIYLTTHSVLISDILNYQSIHGSLLFKMPICAFAFFILLVSKAPNSPFGIVKGKDIVSGYMTEHYGLLASIIYIAEAIAYFALLWIFIAVFIGPWVVSHPLITLAVMIGLTVILAFVNGLTPLLAPHHSVMLQMTIAGLVLCDVLYRLIMGG, from the coding sequence ATGGATTCATCCATAATAAACGTAGTAAATCTAACAATTCATGCATTTTTGGTTGGATCTCTGTTGCTTGGACTTCACAGAAAGATTATTGCAAGAATTCAAGGAAGGCCAGGTCCTCCTATAATACAATATCTACTTCACACAATTAAATTCTATGTAAAGGAGATAACCTTTCCCATAACTGCTGGAAACCCTCTCTACATATTTGTAGCATTGTTAGATGTTTCTGTTTGGTTAACGGCCTTAATTATTGCGATAGACCTTAAATCCTCATTATTAATAATTATTGGAATTTATGTATTGCAGAAAATAGTGGAACACGGATGTGGGCTATCCTCTGGATCTCCATATGGAAAGATTGGAGGAGTTAGGAGTGTCTTCTCAGCTGCGGCGGAAGTGCCTTTATTTGCAGTAGTTGCAGCAATATATCTAACAACACATTCCGTTCTAATTTCAGATATATTAAATTATCAATCAATACATGGAAGTTTACTCTTCAAAATGCCAATTTGTGCCTTTGCATTCTTTATACTGCTTGTCTCTAAGGCACCAAATAGCCCCTTTGGGATTGTCAAGGGAAAAGATATTGTCAGTGGATACATGACAGAACATTATGGTTTACTGGCTTCTATAATATACATTGCTGAGGCAATTGCCTACTTCGCTCTACTTTGGATCTTTATTGCGGTCTTTATTGGGCCTTGGGTTGTGTCTCATCCATTGATAACACTGGCTGTGATGATCGGGCTAACTGTTATATTAGCGTTTGTTAATGGACTAACTCCTCTCTTAGCTCCTCATCACTCAGTAATGCTTCAAATGACCATTGCAGGATTAGTGTTATGTGATGTGCTATATCGCTTAATAATGGGAGGGTAG